The genomic segment GCGCGATGCGGGCCGTCCCTCTTCTTTTTCTCGCGGCGAAGCCAGACTTTTCCGGCAGATGTTGGTCGCGCGTACCATCATCTCGTCCGAGCCGAAGCCGGTAGTCCGCGAAGGCGGACTTCGTGTCGTTGTTGCAGCGATTTCAATCGCCCCCTTCCCCCCTCCCCGGATGCCGCCGCCGCTCTCCATCATCATCCCCACGCTGAACGAGGCGGCGGAGATCGAGGCCGCGCTCGGCGCGCTGCAACCGCTCCGCGCGCGCGGTTGCGAGATCATCGTCGCCGACGGCGGCAGCGCGGATGCGACGGCGGAGCTCGCGCGCCCGCTCGCCGACCGCGTGCTGGCCGCCGGGTGCGGCCGCGCGCGCCAGCAGAACGCCGGCGCCGCGGTGGCGACGGGTGACGTGCTCCTCTTCCTCCACGCCGACACGCGCCTGCCGCCGGACGCGGACCGCATCGTGATCGGGGGATTGGAGACGAGCGGCCGCGGGTGGGGCCGCTTCGACGTGCGGCTGACCGGCCGCCATCCGCTGCTGCGCGCGATCGAGCGGATGATCGGCGTGCGCTCGCGCCTCTCCGGCATCGCCACGGGCGACCAGGCGATCTTCGCGCGCCGCGACTGGTTCGAGCGCGCGGGCGGCTTCCCCGACATCCCGCTGATGGAAGACGTGGCGCTCTCGAAGGCGCTCAAACGCCTCGGCCCGCCGCTCTGCCTCCGCGACGTCGTCACCACCTCCAGCCGCCGCTGGGAGCAGCGCGGGGTGATCCGCACGATGCTGCTGATGTGGCGCCTGCGCCTGGAATTCTGGCTCGGCGCGGATCCCGCCAACCTCGCGGAGAGATACCGGTGACATCCGGGCAGGTAGGTCGGGGCGAATAAATTCGCGGCAACAACCACACGAAGTCCGCCTTCGCGGACTACCGGCTTCGGCTTGATTGCGGGCACTCGTGCACCAGGCCGCCCCA from the Longimicrobium sp. genome contains:
- a CDS encoding TIGR04283 family arsenosugar biosynthesis glycosyltransferase translates to MPPPLSIIIPTLNEAAEIEAALGALQPLRARGCEIIVADGGSADATAELARPLADRVLAAGCGRARQQNAGAAVATGDVLLFLHADTRLPPDADRIVIGGLETSGRGWGRFDVRLTGRHPLLRAIERMIGVRSRLSGIATGDQAIFARRDWFERAGGFPDIPLMEDVALSKALKRLGPPLCLRDVVTTSSRRWEQRGVIRTMLLMWRLRLEFWLGADPANLAERYR